The following proteins come from a genomic window of Iamia sp. SCSIO 61187:
- a CDS encoding LuxR family transcriptional regulator codes for MADVATGWPLVGRDKEMTLLAARARAGPVVVVGPSGVGKSRLVSDWLGTVDGPTAAVVATRSSASVPFAAFAPWSPATVNPAHDRLGTLRAVADRLLEHGPITVLVDDAHLLDDGSAALVHHLVHHTDARLVATVRSGEPCPDSVTALGRDGTGARIDLRPLTEDQCARLLTHRLGGRVHSVARRRLWELSAGNPLYLREVTEAALELGHLSETAGVWRLADGAVGTARLSDLVSERMGRVPDDDRRVLELIALGEPLPLALVEELVPVDVIARLETAGLVGVARRGEADVVGLGHPLYSEVLRATTPRLVARAHQRDLATAALAHGLEQREPLRVAVWLQEAGGEPGDAELLTAASTRAMHLQDHPLAARLAQAAQDAGGGTLAILAHARAIGLQGRLAELDAAVELAASRAETPQESAEVVDLRAVRLWWRSRAGPPWIDAIDTALATLPPEVTARVASTGARLAVQGLLLDRARTLAGLAVVADDAEPLHDSSGRTAEALARALQGEGQPVVDAFDALAGPALELLDVDPMPGVLLSTAYQLASTLTGRLDEAGALLAGLVEHGVPDDRVHRAQPLQLLARTDLERGRVGDAAARAREAVELIGDQSYLFGRAVAAGGTAVAAAAQAGDVGAAESSLAVARARGDSWIPDAAALLDLGEAWLAAGRGELTTGSDRALDVADRMAGAGAHGLEVLALLDATRIGAARRTADRLAELGRRLGEPTPAAAAILARGLARDDGDALDEAATRFVGTGALLAAAEASAQAAVAHAGEGMRRKEAAARRRAQELRTRCQGAVTPLLVGLDDTDVAEELTAREREIALIAAGGRTNREIAAALGLSLRTVNSHLNHAYAKLGTSDRAELARLLRPPTPTRATDGR; via the coding sequence GTGGCCGACGTCGCCACCGGGTGGCCTCTCGTGGGACGAGACAAGGAGATGACGCTCCTGGCCGCCCGGGCGCGGGCCGGTCCGGTGGTCGTCGTCGGTCCGTCCGGCGTCGGGAAGTCCCGCCTCGTCAGCGACTGGTTGGGCACCGTCGACGGGCCCACCGCCGCGGTGGTCGCCACCCGGTCGAGCGCGTCGGTGCCCTTCGCCGCCTTCGCCCCCTGGTCCCCCGCCACCGTCAACCCCGCCCACGACCGCCTCGGCACGCTGCGAGCGGTGGCCGACCGCCTGCTCGAGCACGGGCCGATCACCGTCCTCGTCGACGACGCCCACCTCCTCGATGACGGGTCAGCCGCCCTCGTGCACCACCTCGTGCACCACACCGACGCCCGCCTCGTCGCCACCGTCCGCAGCGGCGAGCCGTGCCCGGACTCGGTCACCGCGCTCGGCAGGGACGGCACCGGCGCCCGCATCGACCTCCGGCCCCTCACCGAGGACCAGTGCGCCCGGCTGCTCACCCACCGCCTCGGCGGCCGCGTGCACTCCGTGGCCCGCCGGCGGCTCTGGGAGCTATCCGCCGGGAACCCCCTCTACCTGCGGGAGGTGACCGAGGCCGCCCTCGAGCTGGGCCACCTCTCCGAGACCGCCGGGGTGTGGCGCTTGGCCGACGGGGCGGTCGGCACCGCCCGCCTCTCGGACCTCGTCAGCGAGCGCATGGGCCGGGTGCCCGACGACGACCGGCGCGTCCTGGAGCTGATCGCCCTCGGCGAGCCCCTCCCCCTCGCCCTGGTCGAGGAGCTCGTCCCGGTCGACGTCATCGCTCGGCTCGAGACCGCCGGCCTCGTCGGCGTGGCCCGCCGGGGCGAGGCCGATGTGGTGGGCCTCGGCCACCCGCTCTACTCCGAGGTGCTGCGCGCCACGACGCCCCGGCTGGTGGCCCGGGCCCACCAGCGCGACCTGGCCACCGCCGCCCTGGCCCACGGGCTCGAGCAGCGGGAGCCGCTCCGCGTCGCGGTCTGGCTGCAGGAGGCCGGGGGCGAGCCCGGCGACGCCGAGCTGCTGACCGCCGCCTCCACCCGGGCCATGCACCTGCAGGACCACCCCCTCGCCGCCCGGCTGGCGCAGGCCGCCCAGGACGCCGGCGGCGGCACCCTGGCGATCCTCGCCCACGCTCGGGCCATCGGCCTCCAGGGGCGCCTCGCCGAGCTCGACGCCGCCGTCGAGCTGGCCGCCAGCCGGGCGGAGACGCCGCAGGAGTCCGCCGAGGTCGTCGACCTGCGCGCCGTGCGCCTGTGGTGGAGAAGCCGCGCCGGCCCGCCCTGGATCGACGCCATCGACACGGCCCTCGCCACCCTTCCCCCCGAGGTGACCGCCCGGGTGGCGTCGACCGGCGCCCGCCTCGCCGTCCAGGGCCTGCTCCTGGACCGGGCCCGCACGCTCGCCGGCCTGGCCGTCGTCGCCGACGACGCCGAGCCGCTCCACGATAGCTCGGGTCGCACCGCCGAGGCCCTCGCCCGGGCGCTGCAGGGCGAGGGCCAGCCGGTGGTCGACGCCTTCGACGCCCTGGCCGGACCGGCCCTCGAGCTGCTCGACGTCGACCCCATGCCGGGCGTGCTCCTCTCGACCGCCTACCAGCTGGCGTCGACCCTCACCGGGCGGCTCGACGAGGCCGGCGCCCTCCTCGCCGGGCTCGTCGAGCACGGTGTCCCCGACGACCGGGTGCACCGGGCCCAGCCCCTCCAGCTGCTGGCCCGAACCGACCTCGAGCGGGGTCGCGTCGGGGACGCCGCCGCTCGCGCCCGCGAGGCGGTGGAGCTCATCGGCGATCAGTCCTACCTGTTCGGGCGGGCCGTGGCCGCCGGCGGGACCGCCGTCGCCGCCGCCGCCCAGGCCGGGGACGTGGGCGCGGCCGAGAGCTCGCTCGCCGTCGCCCGGGCCCGAGGCGACTCCTGGATCCCCGACGCCGCCGCGCTGCTCGACCTGGGTGAGGCCTGGCTGGCCGCCGGCCGCGGCGAGCTCACCACGGGGTCCGACCGCGCCCTGGACGTGGCCGACCGGATGGCCGGCGCCGGCGCCCACGGCCTCGAGGTGCTGGCCCTCCTCGACGCGACCCGCATCGGGGCCGCCCGGCGCACCGCCGACCGCCTCGCCGAGCTGGGCCGCCGCCTCGGCGAGCCCACTCCGGCCGCCGCCGCCATCCTCGCCAGGGGCCTCGCCCGCGATGACGGGGACGCCCTCGACGAGGCTGCGACCCGCTTCGTCGGCACCGGCGCCCTGCTGGCCGCGGCGGAGGCATCCGCCCAGGCCGCCGTCGCCCACGCCGGGGAGGGGATGCGGCGGAAGGAGGCCGCCGCCCGCCGGCGGGCCCAGGAGCTCCGCACCCGGTGCCAGGGCGCAGTCACGCCATTGCTGGTCGGTCTCGACGACACCGACGTGGCCGAGGAGCTCACGGCCCGGGAGCGCGAGATCGCGCTGATCGCCGCCGGGGGGCGCACGAACCGGGAGATCGCCGCCGCCCTGGGGCTCTCGCTCCGCACCGTCAACAGCCACCTGAACCACGCCTACGCCAAGCTCGGGACCAGCGACCGGGCCGAGCTGGCGCGGCTGCTCCGCCCTCCGACGCCCACTCGCGCCACGGACGGTCGCTGA
- a CDS encoding DUF427 domain-containing protein, with the protein MATATWNGTVIARSDDTVVVEGNHYFPREALTAETRDSADTSVCPWKGTASYLDLVVDGEVNPGAAWYYPDPKPAAAEIKDRVAFWRGVTVTDD; encoded by the coding sequence ATGGCCACCGCCACCTGGAACGGCACCGTGATCGCCCGCTCCGACGACACCGTCGTCGTCGAGGGCAACCACTACTTCCCCCGCGAGGCGCTGACCGCCGAGACGCGCGACAGCGCCGACACGTCGGTCTGCCCCTGGAAGGGCACCGCCAGCTACCTCGACCTCGTCGTCGACGGCGAGGTCAACCCCGGCGCCGCCTGGTACTACCCCGACCCCAAGCCGGCGGCGGCCGAGATCAAGGACCGCGTGGCCTTCTGGCGGGGCGTCACCGTCACCGACGACTGA
- the rfbD gene encoding dTDP-4-dehydrorhamnose reductase, with product MRILVTGSAGQVGREVLDLARAQGHETAGLARQGPDPCDITDPEGVQRAVTEFGPDVVIHAAAMTDVDGCELEPDRARAINEGGTANVAEAADEAGAHLVYVSTDYVFDGETDGDYVETDAPNPLSGYGRSKLAGEAAAGPDATIVRTSWVCGVHGRNVVRTVLGLAAKGQPLRFVDDQVGQPTFVSDLAPRLLDLGADRRGGVWHVSNVGPMSWYAFVGEILDAGGYERSLVSPISTAELDPPRPAPRPRRSVLDGAALRAAGDPPMPPVRPSLDALVDAIQAGT from the coding sequence GTGCGCATCCTCGTCACCGGCAGCGCCGGACAGGTCGGCCGCGAGGTCCTCGACCTGGCCCGGGCCCAGGGCCACGAGACCGCCGGCCTGGCGCGCCAGGGCCCCGACCCGTGCGACATCACCGACCCGGAGGGTGTCCAGCGGGCCGTCACGGAGTTCGGGCCGGACGTGGTCATCCACGCCGCAGCGATGACCGACGTCGACGGGTGCGAGCTCGAACCGGACCGGGCACGGGCGATCAACGAGGGCGGCACCGCCAACGTCGCCGAGGCGGCCGACGAGGCCGGCGCCCACCTCGTCTACGTCTCCACGGACTACGTGTTCGACGGCGAGACCGACGGCGACTACGTCGAGACCGACGCCCCGAACCCGCTCTCGGGCTACGGGCGCTCCAAGCTGGCCGGCGAGGCGGCCGCCGGCCCCGACGCCACCATCGTCAGGACGTCGTGGGTGTGCGGCGTCCACGGCCGCAACGTGGTGCGCACGGTCCTCGGCCTGGCCGCCAAGGGCCAGCCGCTGCGCTTCGTCGACGACCAGGTCGGTCAACCCACCTTCGTCTCCGACCTGGCGCCCCGGCTCCTCGACCTCGGCGCCGACCGTCGCGGCGGGGTCTGGCACGTCAGCAACGTCGGCCCCATGAGCTGGTACGCCTTCGTGGGCGAGATCCTCGACGCCGGCGGCTACGAGCGGTCGCTCGTCAGCCCCATCTCCACCGCGGAGCTCGACCCGCCTCGGCCCGCGCCGCGCCCGCGGCGGTCCGTCCTCGACGGCGCCGCCCTGCGCGCCGCCGGCGACCCGCCCATGCCACCGGTCCGGCCCTCGCTCGACGCCCTCGTCGACGCCATCCAAGCTGGCACCTGA
- a CDS encoding TIGR01777 family oxidoreductase yields the protein MRIAVTGSSGLIGSALCASLEGDGHDVVRVVRSGGRPGTVRWDIDAGTVDATGLEGLDGVVHLAGEGIASGRFSEDHKRAVLESRTKGTALLSRTLAELDARPPVLLSGSAIGYYGDRGDEELVETSPPGEGFLPEVCVAWERETSAAEAAGVRVAHLRTGVVLSADGGALGKQLLPFKLGLGGKAGKGDQWLPWISLEDHVRAMRFLLTADVQGPVNLTAPNPVRNVEFVRTLGAVLGRPTVIPIPGFARKLPLGVGPLVDNLLFSSSRVLPQVLTDAGFTWHHDQLEDALRSLLDRPAA from the coding sequence GGTTGATCGGGAGCGCGCTGTGCGCCTCGCTGGAGGGCGACGGTCACGACGTGGTCCGCGTCGTCCGCTCCGGCGGGAGGCCGGGGACGGTGCGGTGGGACATCGACGCCGGGACCGTCGACGCCACCGGGCTCGAGGGGCTCGACGGTGTGGTCCACCTCGCCGGCGAGGGCATCGCCTCGGGCCGCTTCTCCGAGGACCACAAGCGAGCGGTCCTCGAGAGCCGCACCAAGGGGACGGCCCTGCTCAGCCGCACCCTCGCCGAGCTCGACGCCCGCCCGCCGGTGCTCCTGTCCGGCTCGGCCATCGGGTACTACGGCGACCGGGGCGACGAGGAGCTGGTCGAGACCAGCCCGCCGGGCGAGGGGTTCCTCCCCGAGGTGTGCGTCGCCTGGGAGCGGGAGACCTCGGCGGCCGAGGCCGCTGGCGTCCGGGTCGCCCACCTCCGCACCGGCGTGGTCCTCTCGGCCGACGGCGGGGCGCTGGGCAAGCAGCTCCTGCCGTTCAAGCTCGGCCTCGGCGGCAAGGCCGGGAAGGGCGACCAGTGGCTCCCGTGGATCAGCCTCGAGGACCACGTGCGGGCCATGCGCTTCCTGCTGACCGCCGACGTCCAGGGACCGGTGAACCTGACGGCGCCCAACCCGGTGCGCAACGTCGAGTTCGTCCGCACCCTCGGCGCTGTGCTCGGGCGGCCCACGGTCATCCCCATCCCCGGCTTCGCCCGGAAGCTGCCCCTGGGCGTCGGCCCGCTGGTCGACAACCTGCTGTTCTCCAGCAGCCGGGTCCTGCCGCAGGTGCTGACCGATGCCGGCTTCACCTGGCACCACGACCAGCTGGAGGACGCCCTCCGCTCCCTCCTCGACCGCCCGGCCGCCTGA